The following proteins are co-located in the Myroides profundi genome:
- a CDS encoding EamA family transporter — MGAVSTNSTSKSTVVAAYIVVYFVWGSTFFFIHKALSDFSPFVLGTLRFFSASILLLTYCKMKGYKLFNKKVVKQACITGFLLLFIDMGALIWAEQHVSSGIAAIMAAAAALWFVILDKPQWKNNFSSIPTVLGLILGFVGVIMLFAEQINIASDESQRLLNIFCMVLLILGSIAWTAGSLYSKYSKDKNTDEGEDLHVMVKTSWQMITAGILFCLVALLNGEFAAFDPAEVSVSGWFSLGYLITFGSILAFGSYIWLIQNRPVVEVSTYAYVNPVVAVALSYFFTDDIITSLQIGGLVVVLLSVGLMNWDLYKNSKFIKIFNKKSKASTSDKEKLNITN, encoded by the coding sequence ATGGGAGCAGTTAGTACAAATAGCACAAGTAAAAGCACTGTCGTTGCAGCTTATATCGTTGTATATTTTGTTTGGGGATCAACATTCTTTTTTATTCACAAAGCATTAAGTGATTTTTCGCCTTTTGTTTTAGGAACGTTACGTTTCTTTAGTGCAAGTATTCTTTTATTAACTTACTGTAAAATGAAAGGATATAAATTGTTTAATAAGAAAGTAGTTAAACAAGCATGTATTACAGGGTTTTTATTACTCTTTATAGACATGGGAGCTTTGATTTGGGCAGAACAACATGTGTCAAGTGGTATTGCCGCTATTATGGCAGCAGCAGCAGCTTTATGGTTTGTCATATTGGATAAGCCTCAATGGAAGAATAACTTTTCAAGTATACCAACTGTACTAGGTTTGATTCTTGGTTTTGTAGGTGTGATTATGTTGTTTGCTGAGCAAATTAATATTGCTAGCGATGAATCACAACGTCTGTTGAATATTTTCTGTATGGTCTTATTGATTTTAGGATCTATTGCTTGGACTGCTGGATCATTGTATTCGAAATATTCTAAAGATAAGAATACTGATGAAGGAGAAGATCTTCATGTGATGGTTAAAACTTCTTGGCAGATGATTACTGCTGGTATACTATTCTGTTTAGTAGCATTATTAAATGGAGAGTTTGCTGCATTTGATCCTGCAGAAGTGTCTGTGTCAGGATGGTTTTCATTAGGTTATCTAATAACTTTTGGTTCTATTTTAGCTTTTGGTTCGTATATCTGGTTAATTCAGAATAGACCAGTAGTAGAGGTTAGTACTTATGCTTATGTTAACCCTGTTGTAGCTGTGGCATTGAGTTATTTCTTTACAGATGATATTATCACTAGTTTACAAATTGGTGGATTAGTAGTTGTATTATTGAGTGTAGGCTTAATGAACTGGGACTTATATAAGAATAGTAAGTTTATTAAAATATTTAATAAGAAGTCGAAAGCATCTACTAGTGATAAAGAGAAATTGAATATAACGAATTAG
- a CDS encoding Lrp/AsnC family transcriptional regulator: protein MEYKLDEIDLKILRMMQDNARVNNSDIAKELGMAPSAVLERVKKLENKDVLLAYHAKVNPKALDQKMLSFIFIKVDEIIGDEETGRLLAEIPEVLEVHDIAGDDGYMIKVRTTDSLALVHLMRNSLSRIQGIISTRTIIVLQTVKEENKLIIPERLEY, encoded by the coding sequence ATGGAATATAAGTTAGACGAGATTGATTTAAAGATTCTGCGCATGATGCAGGATAATGCTAGAGTTAATAATTCTGATATAGCAAAGGAACTTGGTATGGCTCCCTCTGCAGTATTAGAAAGAGTGAAGAAGTTAGAGAATAAGGATGTTCTATTAGCTTATCACGCAAAAGTTAATCCTAAAGCATTAGATCAAAAGATGCTTTCTTTTATTTTTATTAAAGTTGATGAAATTATTGGAGATGAAGAGACAGGAAGACTTTTGGCAGAAATTCCAGAAGTTTTAGAAGTACATGATATAGCAGGTGATGATGGTTATATGATTAAAGTACGTACAACTGACTCATTAGCTTTAGTGCATTTAATGAGAAATTCACTGTCAAGGATTCAAGGAATTATTTCAACTAGAACAATTATAGTTTTACAAACAGTTAAAGAAGAAAATAAATTAATTATACCAGAAAGGTTAGAGTATTAG
- a CDS encoding porin, with translation MKKALLLMTMFVSAGAMAQEPQSSTDTIVKPIIPVEKVGLLKNIDVLFHTRVGFESYFDNGTFTNSEFDNNQARIEIKGKIHDRVYFRFRNRYTQKSEIGTKDHIERGIDMAFVGVYLDSKTRLDIGKMSADWGGYEFDLNPIEILQYNDILQHADNFLTGVGVTHTLDNGHSFGLQVLNSRTQQFEDQYKDFDISNLEKAKMPLAFVANWRGNFFDGKFQTNYSYSYFQEAKSKAMNYVSLGHKYQDSKLTIMYDFQYSKEDLDRKGMVSYMVNNKLEGEKGYVSENVSYMDNWIKADYLVTPKLNLSLTLMTSNAYGKNIESTTSGTDRLRTSYGFIPTVQYIPFKDINVRFYVSYVGRYYNYSSYAKNNLGLENYNTGRLTIGFVAPLLIL, from the coding sequence ATGAAAAAGGCATTATTATTAATGACGATGTTTGTAAGTGCGGGAGCAATGGCTCAAGAACCGCAATCTTCTACAGACACGATTGTAAAACCTATTATCCCCGTCGAAAAAGTGGGATTGTTAAAGAATATAGACGTTCTATTTCATACTAGAGTAGGATTTGAGAGTTATTTTGATAACGGAACTTTTACGAACTCTGAGTTTGATAATAATCAAGCTCGTATTGAGATAAAAGGAAAAATACATGATCGAGTGTATTTTAGATTCAGAAATAGATATACTCAGAAATCTGAAATAGGAACGAAAGATCATATCGAAAGAGGTATTGATATGGCATTTGTTGGAGTTTATCTAGATTCTAAAACTAGATTAGACATTGGTAAGATGAGTGCTGACTGGGGAGGATATGAGTTTGATCTAAATCCAATCGAGATTTTACAGTATAATGATATATTGCAACATGCTGATAATTTCTTGACAGGAGTAGGTGTTACTCATACTTTAGATAATGGACATTCTTTTGGATTACAAGTGTTGAACTCTAGAACACAACAATTCGAAGATCAATATAAAGATTTTGATATCTCTAATTTAGAGAAAGCAAAGATGCCTTTGGCTTTTGTAGCGAACTGGAGAGGTAATTTTTTTGATGGAAAGTTCCAAACAAATTATAGTTATAGCTACTTTCAAGAAGCAAAAAGTAAAGCGATGAACTATGTGTCTCTAGGACATAAGTATCAAGATAGTAAGTTAACGATTATGTATGACTTCCAATATAGCAAGGAAGATCTAGATCGTAAAGGGATGGTGAGTTATATGGTAAATAATAAATTAGAAGGTGAAAAAGGTTATGTAAGTGAAAATGTATCTTATATGGATAACTGGATTAAGGCAGATTATCTTGTTACTCCTAAATTAAATTTATCATTAACATTAATGACTAGTAATGCTTATGGTAAAAATATAGAGAGTACTACAAGTGGTACAGATCGTTTGAGAACAAGTTACGGTTTTATACCAACAGTACAGTATATACCATTTAAGGATATTAATGTGAGATTCTATGTGTCTTATGTAGGAAGATATTATAACTACTCATCTTATGCTAAGAATAATTTAGGATTAGAAAATTATAATACAGGAAGATTGACAATAGGATTTGTTGCTCCTTTATTGATACTATAA
- a CDS encoding anaerobic C4-dicarboxylate transporter family protein gives MLLLQFCILIGMILIGSQMKGIGLGVMGMVGLSIFVFVFGMRPGDPPIDVMLVIMAIVSTAATLQACGGLDYLVQLAEKVIRSNPSNIVFIAPFTVYFFCLFAGTAHLLYSLLPIISEVAAKKRIRPERPLSISVIASHLAITGSPMSAATAAFAGASILAYPGALIDIMKVCIPACLIGILIGCLSVLKKGKELEDDPIFIEKMKDPEFAKSLDAEEVGDKKELRKGAKTSVVIFSIAVLLIVLAGAFPQLLPVFEPGAASLVLKASGELQMVAVISMITLTASALMMITTKTSAIAVTKVSLFSSMATAVVSVFGVVWMSSTFMAHNEVVIKAFMTDVVSAYPWTFAIAVFILGALMFSQAATTKTMMPLGLSLGLSNPALIAIFPAVNADFVLPGYPTLLAAINFDRTGSTKIGKFVVNHSFMIPGLVAIGVAVAAGFLLGAVLL, from the coding sequence ATGTTACTATTACAGTTCTGTATCCTGATAGGAATGATTCTTATCGGATCACAAATGAAAGGAATTGGTCTTGGAGTTATGGGAATGGTTGGCTTAAGTATATTCGTATTTGTATTCGGTATGCGTCCTGGTGATCCACCTATAGATGTGATGCTCGTGATTATGGCTATCGTTTCTACAGCGGCTACTCTTCAAGCATGTGGTGGACTAGACTATTTAGTGCAATTAGCTGAGAAAGTAATTCGAAGTAATCCTTCTAATATTGTGTTTATCGCACCATTTACGGTTTATTTCTTTTGTCTTTTTGCAGGGACAGCGCACTTACTATATTCTTTATTACCTATTATTTCTGAGGTAGCAGCTAAAAAGAGAATTAGACCTGAGCGTCCTTTAAGTATCTCAGTGATCGCTTCTCACTTAGCAATAACAGGAAGCCCTATGAGTGCTGCAACAGCTGCTTTTGCTGGAGCTAGTATTTTAGCTTATCCAGGAGCTTTAATAGATATTATGAAGGTGTGTATACCAGCTTGTCTTATTGGTATTTTAATAGGCTGTTTATCTGTTCTTAAGAAAGGTAAAGAGTTAGAAGATGATCCTATATTTATCGAAAAGATGAAAGATCCTGAGTTTGCTAAAAGTCTTGATGCGGAAGAGGTAGGGGATAAAAAAGAATTAAGAAAAGGAGCGAAGACTTCTGTTGTGATATTCTCTATAGCAGTGTTGCTGATTGTTTTAGCAGGTGCTTTCCCTCAATTACTCCCTGTGTTTGAACCTGGTGCTGCGAGCTTAGTGCTTAAGGCTAGTGGTGAATTACAGATGGTGGCAGTGATAAGTATGATTACGTTGACTGCTTCTGCTCTGATGATGATTACAACCAAAACAAGTGCAATAGCAGTGACAAAGGTTAGTCTTTTTAGTTCTATGGCTACTGCTGTCGTTTCTGTGTTTGGGGTAGTATGGATGAGTTCTACTTTTATGGCACATAATGAAGTGGTGATAAAAGCATTTATGACAGATGTGGTTTCTGCATATCCTTGGACTTTTGCTATTGCTGTATTTATTTTAGGAGCCTTGATGTTTAGTCAGGCAGCTACAACGAAAACAATGATGCCTCTAGGGTTGTCTTTAGGATTGTCTAATCCAGCGTTGATTGCAATTTTCCCAGCAGTAAATGCAGATTTCGTATTACCTGGTTATCCAACATTGTTAGCGGCAATTAATTTTGATAGAACAGGAAGTACTAAAATCGGGAAGTTTGTAGTGAATCATAGTTTTATGATCCCAGGATTAGTAGCTATTGGTGTAGCGGTAGCGGCAGGCTTTTTATTAGGAGCTGTATTATTATAA
- a CDS encoding type II asparaginase, whose product MKKVFSLMFGVLLAFQMQAQTKGATNTSKDESRVIILATGGTIAGSGESATKAAYTAGKIPIENLLNAVPEMHKFGKIKGEQIAQIGSQDMNIETWLKLSNRINEIFEKDEADGVVITHGTDTQEETAYFLELTINSKKPVVLVGAMRPATAMSQDGNRNLLDAVMVAASPESKEAGVVIAMNEAVFAARDVTKTVTTNMATFQSRNFGPIGLIFDGKVSYYYKTLRSPEKKFNVKGLTKLPQVEIVYGYADASPRAVTAAKEEGVAGIVYAGMGNGNFNAPVGDALIAAAKSGIIVCRSARAGAGRVTLFNEVDDNALGFVVADDLSPQKARILLMLALTETKDRAAIQDMFFKY is encoded by the coding sequence ATGAAAAAGGTATTTAGTTTAATGTTCGGTGTATTATTAGCATTTCAAATGCAAGCTCAAACTAAAGGAGCTACAAATACATCTAAGGATGAGTCAAGAGTAATCATCCTTGCAACAGGAGGAACAATTGCAGGATCAGGAGAGTCAGCAACCAAAGCAGCTTATACTGCTGGTAAAATTCCGATTGAGAATCTTCTAAATGCTGTACCAGAGATGCATAAGTTTGGTAAGATAAAAGGTGAGCAAATCGCTCAGATCGGTAGCCAAGATATGAATATAGAGACCTGGTTAAAATTAAGTAACCGTATTAATGAGATATTCGAAAAAGATGAGGCTGATGGAGTAGTGATTACTCATGGAACGGATACACAAGAAGAAACAGCTTATTTCTTAGAATTGACTATTAATTCTAAGAAACCTGTGGTATTAGTGGGAGCGATGAGACCTGCGACTGCGATGAGCCAAGATGGAAATAGAAACTTATTAGATGCTGTGATGGTGGCTGCATCTCCAGAGAGTAAAGAAGCTGGAGTAGTGATCGCAATGAATGAAGCAGTATTTGCAGCTAGAGATGTTACGAAAACAGTGACAACTAATATGGCTACATTTCAGTCTAGAAATTTTGGACCAATAGGATTAATCTTTGATGGGAAAGTGAGTTATTACTATAAAACATTAAGATCTCCAGAGAAGAAGTTTAATGTAAAAGGATTAACTAAACTTCCTCAAGTAGAAATCGTTTACGGTTATGCTGATGCTAGTCCTAGAGCTGTTACAGCTGCAAAAGAAGAAGGGGTAGCGGGTATAGTATACGCTGGTATGGGGAATGGTAACTTTAATGCTCCTGTAGGAGATGCTTTAATAGCAGCTGCAAAATCAGGTATTATAGTTTGTCGTTCAGCAAGAGCGGGTGCAGGTAGAGTGACTTTATTTAATGAGGTAGATGATAATGCCCTTGGTTTTGTTGTAGCAGATGATTTAAGTCCTCAGAAAGCTAGAATCTTATTGATGTTAGCACTTACTGAGACTAAGGATAGAGCTGCGATTCAAGATATGTTCTTCAAATATTAA
- a CDS encoding PQQ-binding-like beta-propeller repeat protein: MLHLFDKYQIIKEKITQSFFWLTFVKKNTIKKLLLSALLIATSINYAQRQADVVTKFDNNIESISLVPATGDIIVKDKDIISSYNPTTNQTTWKIVKKDYQSDFKSTALGSILMHFEEVATEIEILPKSPYAKIKLDDNDLIINIFNGDVIFNTKESKSRIIKTNYIIEDNAILLLTANESAFNFEYLSPTDKKTLWSTQVGTQEKMSVFKTITSSLSVKEQLSKLTQAEDIILKVDNKLYITVKGFLFNLDLNSGEIKWKTDYQINDFYLSQNLENIIIINKEKSLLSTKSSLNILNANTGDKLWKSDITTKFLSYIEDWNDRILIAHNTGFNFYSYGDGKKIWKKDAKGKSIKRVIPIDNNYLYIADTEMNLINQEGQPKWKKFIEIADKSDDEIYFLDKVDNNRVLYLTDTYGNMVDYTSGKKIWKRNVKFNKNRPLAVGQDENTKVFLAYNNKKIYKFDPNSADAPEPIGDKIDVQNDKLITSLEVIDGVICIIGQNDVIGVGQDGNVIYHNTYKEPGEAGRRLLKSASIAGNAYMGAMNAKNQAITSATYSVSYRNANGQVVESKDYVFSEKDRAKAQKTLNTQQSLMNDLNSTITPLVQSRFNALKQTAEYAYVFARGTEGETTQLVKVRKKDGKEVDKIAIDNNRPLYEIDPITSSIYYVYKNELRTFKEK, encoded by the coding sequence TTGTTGCATTTATTTGATAAATATCAAATAATTAAAGAAAAAATAACACAATCATTTTTTTGGCTTACTTTTGTTAAAAAAAATACAATAAAAAAACTTTTACTCAGTGCTCTTTTAATAGCTACGTCCATTAATTACGCACAACGACAAGCTGATGTTGTTACTAAATTTGACAATAATATCGAATCTATTAGTTTAGTTCCTGCTACAGGAGATATAATTGTTAAGGATAAAGACATTATCTCTAGTTATAATCCTACTACTAATCAAACTACTTGGAAGATTGTAAAAAAAGATTATCAAAGTGATTTTAAATCTACAGCTTTAGGAAGTATCCTAATGCACTTCGAAGAAGTAGCTACAGAAATCGAAATACTTCCAAAATCTCCTTATGCAAAAATCAAACTAGATGACAATGATTTAATAATTAATATCTTCAATGGAGATGTTATATTCAACACAAAAGAAAGTAAATCAAGAATAATCAAAACAAACTATATAATAGAAGATAATGCTATTCTATTATTAACAGCTAACGAAAGTGCATTCAACTTTGAGTACTTATCGCCAACAGACAAAAAAACATTATGGAGTACTCAAGTAGGTACTCAAGAGAAAATGTCGGTTTTTAAAACAATCACTTCTTCTCTTAGCGTTAAAGAACAACTCTCTAAGCTAACACAAGCAGAAGATATTATTCTAAAAGTAGATAATAAACTATATATCACAGTCAAAGGCTTTCTATTTAACCTTGACTTAAATTCGGGTGAGATAAAATGGAAAACAGATTATCAAATCAATGATTTTTACTTATCTCAAAACTTAGAAAACATTATCATTATCAATAAAGAAAAGTCTTTATTAAGTACAAAAAGTTCTCTGAACATCCTAAATGCTAATACAGGAGATAAACTGTGGAAAAGTGATATTACAACTAAGTTTTTGTCTTACATAGAAGACTGGAATGACAGGATATTAATCGCACACAATACTGGATTTAACTTCTACTCTTATGGGGATGGAAAAAAGATATGGAAAAAAGATGCCAAAGGTAAATCTATTAAACGAGTGATCCCTATTGACAATAACTACCTATATATAGCAGATACAGAAATGAATTTAATCAACCAAGAAGGACAACCTAAATGGAAGAAATTTATTGAAATAGCTGATAAATCAGATGATGAAATCTACTTCTTAGATAAAGTGGACAACAACAGAGTACTATACCTTACAGATACTTATGGTAATATGGTAGACTATACTAGTGGTAAAAAAATCTGGAAACGAAATGTAAAATTCAATAAAAACAGACCATTAGCAGTAGGACAAGATGAAAACACAAAAGTATTCTTAGCTTATAACAATAAGAAAATATACAAGTTTGACCCTAACTCTGCAGATGCACCAGAGCCTATCGGAGACAAAATAGATGTACAAAATGACAAGCTAATTACTAGTCTAGAAGTCATCGATGGTGTAATCTGTATCATTGGACAAAACGATGTTATCGGAGTTGGGCAAGATGGAAATGTTATATACCACAACACGTATAAAGAACCAGGAGAAGCAGGAAGACGCTTACTAAAATCAGCATCTATAGCTGGTAATGCTTATATGGGGGCTATGAATGCTAAAAACCAAGCCATAACAAGCGCGACCTATTCTGTATCTTATCGCAATGCTAATGGTCAAGTAGTAGAAAGCAAAGACTATGTATTCAGCGAGAAAGATCGTGCTAAAGCACAAAAAACACTAAATACTCAACAGTCCCTTATGAATGACCTGAATAGTACTATTACTCCATTGGTACAAAGTAGATTTAATGCTCTTAAACAAACTGCTGAATATGCTTATGTATTCGCTAGAGGTACTGAAGGAGAAACTACACAACTAGTCAAAGTGAGAAAGAAAGACGGTAAAGAAGTAGATAAAATAGCTATTGACAACAATAGACCTCTATACGAAATAGACCCTATCACTAGTAGTATATACTATGTATATAAAAATGAGCTACGCACTTTTAAAGAAAAATAA
- a CDS encoding DUF2752 domain-containing protein, translating into MKNWILRIIFLIIPLFGLYYYYQFFGSGDNGGLSCMFYRETGWLCPGCGGQRALHALLHGHFREAIEYNVMILVYFPLLAFLYIALVEVYIVKNDKFLQKYAIPNWFAYSFLVLIIVFFIVRNIW; encoded by the coding sequence ATGAAGAATTGGATACTTAGAATCATATTTCTAATAATTCCTCTTTTTGGATTATATTATTACTATCAGTTTTTTGGGAGTGGTGATAATGGTGGTCTATCGTGTATGTTCTATCGTGAGACAGGATGGTTATGCCCTGGATGTGGAGGACAGCGTGCCTTGCATGCTTTATTACATGGACATTTTAGAGAGGCTATAGAATATAATGTAATGATATTAGTATACTTTCCTCTACTTGCTTTTTTATATATAGCATTAGTGGAAGTGTATATTGTAAAGAATGATAAGTTTTTGCAGAAATATGCTATTCCGAATTGGTTTGCCTATTCTTTTCTAGTACTTATTATTGTATTCTTTATAGTCAGAAATATATGGTAA
- a CDS encoding CD225/dispanin family protein: MEFNQFENQVTEQREKPNNYMGLSITSTVLGLCSFWCIGLILGIIAIVMSSQSTSKYKNGEYEASVKAASTAKKLALVAILLFVIAIGKAVFDIVSAGGINAYFETIMEQVRAAQNM; encoded by the coding sequence ATGGAATTTAATCAATTTGAAAATCAAGTTACAGAACAACGTGAGAAGCCTAATAACTATATGGGGCTATCTATTACTTCTACAGTATTAGGTCTGTGTTCTTTCTGGTGTATTGGGTTAATATTAGGTATTATTGCTATCGTAATGTCTAGTCAGTCTACTAGTAAATATAAAAATGGTGAGTATGAGGCTTCTGTTAAAGCAGCTAGTACAGCGAAGAAATTAGCTTTAGTAGCTATTTTATTATTTGTAATTGCTATTGGTAAAGCTGTTTTTGATATTGTGAGTGCAGGTGGTATTAATGCATACTTCGAAACAATTATGGAGCAAGTGAGAGCAGCTCAAAACATGTAA
- a CDS encoding cell wall assembly protein has product MNITMVKEEFTALFKGYKVPNEIKSLLEFQTSETIPSYYSNAIYLIDEDPGIIESISEEEEFVNSFVPFAEANSTGSIYAFWVQDKAVKSLDNCPIVVFGDEGGVFIVAKNIKELLQISAYDVEAVVFMEEFYFPDKEELIEEGEFDAAEFNKEFLDWLRTDAKLKPILTIEAIDEVIANAQDQSAEELEQFIAKFA; this is encoded by the coding sequence ATGAACATCACAATGGTAAAAGAAGAATTTACTGCATTATTTAAAGGGTATAAAGTACCTAATGAAATTAAAAGTTTATTGGAATTTCAGACATCTGAGACTATTCCATCTTATTATTCTAACGCTATCTATTTAATAGACGAAGATCCAGGAATCATCGAATCTATTTCAGAAGAAGAAGAATTTGTAAATTCGTTTGTTCCTTTTGCAGAAGCCAATAGTACTGGTAGTATTTACGCTTTTTGGGTACAGGATAAAGCGGTAAAAAGTTTGGATAACTGTCCTATCGTTGTTTTTGGTGATGAAGGAGGAGTGTTTATCGTTGCTAAAAATATCAAAGAGCTACTACAGATCTCAGCTTATGATGTGGAGGCAGTTGTGTTTATGGAAGAATTCTATTTCCCTGATAAAGAGGAATTGATAGAAGAAGGAGAATTCGATGCTGCAGAGTTCAATAAAGAATTCTTAGATTGGCTTCGTACTGATGCGAAATTAAAACCAATTCTTACAATAGAAGCTATAGATGAAGTGATTGCAAATGCACAAGATCAATCTGCTGAAGAGCTAGAGCAATTTATAGCAAAGTTTGCATAA
- a CDS encoding NUDIX hydrolase, translating to MTTPTILYLASALITDQDNRLLTVRKKTSTYYMMAGGKIEKGETPEQALIRELKEELNLTVNTNELTLLGTHSTEAVNEKNTIVKAHIYHIIITHQTLEVASEIAEAKWLTRETYKETKLAHLLEEFSVPIWLSLF from the coding sequence ATGACAACTCCTACTATTCTATATTTAGCATCAGCATTAATAACAGATCAAGATAACCGATTACTGACTGTACGCAAAAAAACGTCTACCTATTATATGATGGCAGGTGGTAAAATCGAAAAAGGAGAAACTCCTGAACAAGCATTAATAAGAGAGTTAAAAGAAGAGCTAAACTTAACAGTAAACACAAATGAACTAACCCTATTGGGTACACATAGTACAGAAGCTGTGAATGAAAAGAATACTATAGTGAAAGCTCATATCTATCATATTATAATCACTCATCAAACGCTAGAAGTAGCTTCAGAAATAGCGGAAGCCAAGTGGCTCACAAGAGAAACTTATAAAGAAACTAAACTTGCACATCTATTAGAAGAATTTAGTGTTCCTATT